From Aquila chrysaetos chrysaetos chromosome 3, bAquChr1.4, whole genome shotgun sequence, the proteins below share one genomic window:
- the IFT52 gene encoding intraflagellar transport protein 52 homolog isoform X1: MERGLRNAIVFNASKGEAFTLASSYKALRKRLRGNWKIQSLKDEITSEKLFGVKLWITAGPREKFSAAEFSVLKKFLEDGGAILVMLREGGESRYGTNINFLLEEYGIVFNNDAVVRNVYYKYHHPKEALISDGVLNRGISEAARKTVHETTDEDGSGHDSQALTFVYPFGATLNVMKPAVAVLSTGSVCFPLNRPILAFYQHETQGGKMAALGSSHMFSDQYLDKEENGKIMDVLFQWLTTSDIHLNQMDMEDPEISDYTMLPDTAALSEQLRVCLQEGDENPRDFTKLFDTSLYQLDTSALPSVIKAYEQLNVKHEPLQLIQPQFETPLPVLQPAVFPPAFRELPPPPLELFDLDETFSSEKARLAEITNKCTDDDLEFYIRKCGDILGVTSKLPKEKQDAKHILEHIFFQVVEFKKLNQEHDTDTSEAGFQNGN; this comes from the exons ATGGAGAGGGGCCTGCGGAATGCCATAGTCTTCAACGCGTCCAAAGGGGAGGCTTTCACTCTCGCCAGCAGCTACAAGGCCTTGCGCAAAAGGCTTCGCGGTAACTGGAAGATACAGAG CTTAAAAGATGAGATCACATCTGAGAAACTGTTTGGGGTAAAATTGTGGATTACGGCAGGGCCAAGAGAAAAGTTCAGTGCTGCTGAG TTTTCAGTTCTGAAGAAATTCCTGGAGGATGGTGGAGCCATCCTGGTGATGCTAAGAGAAGGCGGAGAGTCACGATATGGCACAAATATTAACTTTTTGTTAGAAGAATATGGGATCGTTTTCAATAATG atGCTGTAGTACGAAATGTGTATTACAAGTACCACCACCCAAAAGAAGCACTAATCTCTGATGGAGTTTTGAATAG GGGAATCAGTGaagctgcaagaaaaacagtgcATGAGACAACAGATGAAGATGGAAGTGGACATGACTCACA AGCTCTCACTTTCGTGTATCCATTTGGTGCCACACTGAATGTGATGAAACCAGCAGTGGCTGTTCTGTCAACAGGATCTGTCTGCTTCCCACTCAACAGGCCTATTCTTGCTTTCTATCAGCATGAG ACTCAAGGTGGAAAGATGGCAGCGCTGGGATCTTCCCACATGTTCAGTGATCAATATttagataaagaagaaaatggtaaGATCATG GATGTGCTTTTCCAGTGGCTCACAACATCAGATATCCATTTAAACCAGATGGATATGGAGGACCCTGAG aTTTCAGACTATACCATGCTCCCAGATACAGCTGCGCTGTCTGAGCAACTGCGAGTCTGTCTGCAAGAAGGAGATGAGAACCCAAGAGACTTCACAAAGCTGTTTGATACATCCCTTTATCAGCTGGATACAAGTGCCCTCCCTTCAGTTATCAA agcttATGAACAGCTGAATGTGAAACATGAACCTCTCCAACTCATTCAGCCTCAATTTGAGACTCCACTACCTGTCCTCCAGCCAGCT GTTTTTCCACCTGCTTTCAGAGAATTGCCTCCTCCCCCTCTGGAGCTGTTTGACTTGGACGAAactttttcctctgagaaagCTCGTCTTGCAGAGATTACGAACAAAT GTACTGATGATGACCTGGAGTTTTACATACGAAAATGTGGCGATATCCTAGGAGTAACAAGTAAActcccaaaggaaaagcaagatgcCAAACATATCCTGGAGCACATCTTCTTCCAAGTGGTTGAGTTTAAGAAACTGAATcag GAGCATGATACTGACACAAGTGAAGCTGGATTCCAGAATGGTAACTGA
- the IFT52 gene encoding intraflagellar transport protein 52 homolog isoform X2: protein MERGLRNAIVFNASKGEAFTLASSYKALRKRLRGNWKIQSLKDEITSEKLFGVKLWITAGPREKFSAAEFSVLKKFLEDGGAILVMLREGGESRYGTNINFLLEEYGIVFNNDAVVRNVYYKYHHPKEALISDGVLNRGISEAARKTVHETTDEDGSGHDSQALTFVYPFGATLNVMKPAVAVLSTGSVCFPLNRPILAFYQHELKEVTDSRVENEARDRGCLSSRAEKLGRRKTRSLGVKKRYGKEQQQKVKEWKTQGGKMAALGSSHMFSDQYLDKEENGKIMDVLFQWLTTSDIHLNQMDMEDPEISDYTMLPDTAALSEQLRVCLQEGDENPRDFTKLFDTSLYQLDTSALPSVIKAYEQLNVKHEPLQLIQPQFETPLPVLQPAVFPPAFRELPPPPLELFDLDETFSSEKARLAEITNKCTDDDLEFYIRKCGDILGVTSKLPKEKQDAKHILEHIFFQVVEFKKLNQEHDTDTSEAGFQNGN, encoded by the exons ATGGAGAGGGGCCTGCGGAATGCCATAGTCTTCAACGCGTCCAAAGGGGAGGCTTTCACTCTCGCCAGCAGCTACAAGGCCTTGCGCAAAAGGCTTCGCGGTAACTGGAAGATACAGAG CTTAAAAGATGAGATCACATCTGAGAAACTGTTTGGGGTAAAATTGTGGATTACGGCAGGGCCAAGAGAAAAGTTCAGTGCTGCTGAG TTTTCAGTTCTGAAGAAATTCCTGGAGGATGGTGGAGCCATCCTGGTGATGCTAAGAGAAGGCGGAGAGTCACGATATGGCACAAATATTAACTTTTTGTTAGAAGAATATGGGATCGTTTTCAATAATG atGCTGTAGTACGAAATGTGTATTACAAGTACCACCACCCAAAAGAAGCACTAATCTCTGATGGAGTTTTGAATAG GGGAATCAGTGaagctgcaagaaaaacagtgcATGAGACAACAGATGAAGATGGAAGTGGACATGACTCACA AGCTCTCACTTTCGTGTATCCATTTGGTGCCACACTGAATGTGATGAAACCAGCAGTGGCTGTTCTGTCAACAGGATCTGTCTGCTTCCCACTCAACAGGCCTATTCTTGCTTTCTATCAGCATGAG CTCAAGGAAGTTACAGACTCAAGGGTAGAAAATGAAGCCAGAGACAGAGGTTGTCTCTcaagcagagcagagaaacttggtagaaggaaaacaagatctCTTGGAGTGAAAAAGAGATATGGTaaagaacagcaacagaaagTGAAGGAATGGAAA ACTCAAGGTGGAAAGATGGCAGCGCTGGGATCTTCCCACATGTTCAGTGATCAATATttagataaagaagaaaatggtaaGATCATG GATGTGCTTTTCCAGTGGCTCACAACATCAGATATCCATTTAAACCAGATGGATATGGAGGACCCTGAG aTTTCAGACTATACCATGCTCCCAGATACAGCTGCGCTGTCTGAGCAACTGCGAGTCTGTCTGCAAGAAGGAGATGAGAACCCAAGAGACTTCACAAAGCTGTTTGATACATCCCTTTATCAGCTGGATACAAGTGCCCTCCCTTCAGTTATCAA agcttATGAACAGCTGAATGTGAAACATGAACCTCTCCAACTCATTCAGCCTCAATTTGAGACTCCACTACCTGTCCTCCAGCCAGCT GTTTTTCCACCTGCTTTCAGAGAATTGCCTCCTCCCCCTCTGGAGCTGTTTGACTTGGACGAAactttttcctctgagaaagCTCGTCTTGCAGAGATTACGAACAAAT GTACTGATGATGACCTGGAGTTTTACATACGAAAATGTGGCGATATCCTAGGAGTAACAAGTAAActcccaaaggaaaagcaagatgcCAAACATATCCTGGAGCACATCTTCTTCCAAGTGGTTGAGTTTAAGAAACTGAATcag GAGCATGATACTGACACAAGTGAAGCTGGATTCCAGAATGGTAACTGA